The DNA region TTGACCCGCTGGTTGAAGAGGAGACCATAGGGCATGCGCGGGTCAAAGAGGTGTTCCGCATATCGGGGCAAAGAATTGTGGCGGGTTGTGTGGTTGATGACGGCAAGGTGCTCAGGGGGCAGAATGTGAGGATAGTCAGGAACGGGGCGGTCGTCTATGAGAGCACGGTCGGCTCGCTCAGGCGCTTCAAGGATGATGTGAGAGAGGTGCAGTCCGGTTACGAGTGCGGAATGACGATAGAAAACTTCAGCGATGTAAAGGTGGGCGATGTGTTTGAGGTGTTCCGCCTTAACGAGACCGCCCAGCAACTCTGATGGCCGCGAGGGAGCATACTGCGGGGGGCAAGAGAAGGGAGCGCGTGAGCGACCTTCTGCAGAGGGAGATAGCAAACATAATCAGCGAGGGAAATGTAAGAGACAGGCGGGTTTCCCATGCGGTCATAACGCATGTTTCCCTGTCGGGAGACATGTCTCACGCGAAGATTTTTTTCACCCACATGAAGGGCGGGTCGCCGGACGCGATGAGCGAGGCGTTCGGCAAACTTTCGGGATTTTTCCGCCGCGAGGTCGCCTCCCGGCTCAATATGAGAAAAGTTCCGTCCCTTGAGTTCAGCCCGGACGATGTGGCGGACTCCGCCCGCAGGGTGGATGAGATAATAAGGCGGGAAGGCGGTTGAAGGGATAAAAAGCGGCTCATAAAAGAGCCGCTTTTTTGCCGTTATGCCGTCCCTCTTCCGTCATTCCGTGCTTGACACGGAATCCAGAGGGGACGGGGAGGTGGTTAAATGGTAAAAGAGGCACAAGGTTAGTTGTTGGTAGCATCCTTCACCAACAGTTGCTTAATGTCTTGCACTTCCCTTATAAGGGATTTGATTTGCGGGTCTTCCGTGTGCGAGTTTCTCTTGAGAACCCCGTTTGCGCGGGCTTCCATTAACACCATCACATGTCTTTCCGGTATTTCTCTACCTCTGGTGTAAACTTTGCGGGAGACACGTAACATCGCCGCTATTCCCCGCCATACATAGGCACGGAAAATACTGTCCTTCCACCAAGCGCGGAGCAGGACATTGCCGAATATACACGACCACACCTTATACAGTAGAAACCCGCATATCGCGGTTGCCAGTGATTGGCGGTCAACCAGTTTCCACCACTCTGTTATTATTCCGTCCATCTCACTTGTCCTCCTCTGGGTCTGGGGTCTTCACATTGCCATAGACCTTTTTCTCGCAAGCCCTGACAATGTTTTTGTCTGTATGCTTGGCGATGCAATCGACACTTTTACCTTCTGGAAGATTGAGGCACTTCTTCGTGGTGGCGAGCAGATAACCATCACCGTATTTTTTGTCGTGTTCCGCAGAAACACAGGCAAGTTGGTCAATGCCTTGACCTAACTCCTTGTCCACTTGTTTGCCGCAAACACCGCAGATATAAACGGGCGTGTCGCCCTGTTTGTGCGACAACTGGCAACCGTCCAAGTCGCTCAAACTGTCTATGCTGTGCCTTCTGTGTCCCGCAACCTTTATGTCGCGCCCTGTGAAGGTGTGGTGAAGCGTTACGCGGTTGTAACAACTTGGCCACAAGTGCCTTGGTGGTATGGTATCTTGCGGCGCGTGGGCAACAGGAATGCACCCACTCACCATTACCGCCAGCACAATCGCCAGCATTATTTTTCGCGTCATTCCGACACCCCCCTTTTTCAAAACATCCTAACCGTTGAACGGCAGGCAATATAACCCCTTCCAAGACAACTGCAAACCCCTCAACCCCTCTGGATACCGTGTCGGAGCACGGTATGACGGGGGAGACCCCGCCACCCGCCGATGTGTTACAATGTGCCTTCTCGCATGCGGGCGTTCAAAACAAAACTGTTTGACAAGTGGGCTTCCAAAGAAGGGCTGACTGACGCCGTGCTGTGGAGAGCGGTGGAAGAGATTGAAGCCGGGCAAGTGGATGCCAATTGAGGCGGCAATGTCTATAAAAAGCGCGTTGCCCTGAAAGGCAGGGGCAAACGCGGCGGAGCGCGGGTTTTGCTGATTTACCGCGCGGGCGATGTGGTTTTCTTTATGAGCGGCTTCACCAAAAGCGACCGTGAAAATATAGAGAAAGACAATCTGACTTCATTGAAGGAATCGGCGAAAGACCTGTTAAAATACAGTAGCCGCAAACTGGACAAACTGGTTGCGGACGGTAGATTTAGGGAGGTGAAAAACAATGGACGGTAAGTCAATCAAAGAAGTCGTTTATGAGACAATGAAAGACCTTCATGAGGGAGGGTTTCTCAGCGATGAAAGAATGCGCTACTTTGACTTCCTCTGTAAGGGCTACACGCCCAAACAGATACGGCAAATCCGCAAGAAAACTTGCAGCAGCCGGGATGATTTCGCCTCTCATCTGCATGTCAGCAAAAAAACAGTGGAAAATTGGGAAAGCGGACAGACAAAGCCGAGCAGAGTCGCACGGAAACTGTTGAACATCGTTGACCGCAAGGGCTTGGAAGCGATTGACTGACGGGAAGGCGGTTGAAAGTTCCACAAGAGATAACCCGTCTGCTGGACAGCGGGAACAGTTTTCTTCTGACCTCCCACGAGAGTCCGGACTCGGACGCTCTGGGCTCAATGCTCGCGCTTGCCTCTTTGCTTGAATCTCTCGGCAAAAAGGTTTCCCTTTACTGTTCCGACAATGTTCCGGCTTTTCTGCGGTTTCTTCCGGGCTCGGAAAAACTTTCCTCCGATTTGGGCGGCGATTTTGACGCCCTTGTGGTTCTTGACTGCCCCGTTCCGTCCCGCGCCGGGAGCAGGTTCGGGGAATACGCCACGTCCTGCGGGAAGGAAGTCGCCATAATTGACCATCACAAAGAGCAGTCCTCGCCGGGGGCGGTGAAGTGGGTTGAGACATCCGCGCCCGCCACCGGCATTATGGTCTATGAGATTTTCAAGGCGTTTGACGCACAGATACCGCCCGCCGCCGCCACCTGTATTTACGCCGCCATATCTGGCGACACCGGCTCTTTCAGATTCTCAAACGCCACGCCGGAATGTTTCCGTGTTGCGGCGGAGATGGTCTCCCTCGGCGCAGACCCGGAGAAAATCTCAAGCGCCATCTACGAAAACCAGTCCCTTGAGAGAATGGAGCTGCTCGCGCGCGTCCTCGCCACCCTCAAGACCGACAAGACGGGAAAGGTGGGGTGGGTTCGCATTGACAAAGAGATGTTTGAGTCAACCCGCACGACAAGGGAGGACAGCGAGGGCATGGTTGACCTTCCCATGAGCGTGAAAGGCGTTTGCGTTGCCCTGCTTTTCAGGCAGGAGCGGGACGGCGACAATCTGTTCTGGAAGGCGAGCATAAGGTCGCGGGGAGACATTGACGTGAGCGAGGTGGCTTCCATGTTCGGCGGCGGCGGGCATAAAAACGCCGCCGGTTTCACCTTTAAGTGCGGCACGGACGAGGCGCTTGAAAAAATCTTAAAGGCGGTGGGCGGCGGATGATTGCCGCTGTGGACAAGTTCGGAGGCGGTGATATAATTGGCGGGTT from Candidatus Dadabacteria bacterium includes:
- the rbfA gene encoding 30S ribosome-binding factor RbfA translates to MAAREHTAGGKRRERVSDLLQREIANIISEGNVRDRRVSHAVITHVSLSGDMSHAKIFFTHMKGGSPDAMSEAFGKLSGFFRREVASRLNMRKVPSLEFSPDDVADSARRVDEIIRREGG
- a CDS encoding transcriptional regulator, yielding MDGKSIKEVVYETMKDLHEGGFLSDERMRYFDFLCKGYTPKQIRQIRKKTCSSRDDFASHLHVSKKTVENWESGQTKPSRVARKLLNIVDRKGLEAID
- a CDS encoding bifunctional oligoribonuclease/PAP phosphatase NrnA, with amino-acid sequence MKVPQEITRLLDSGNSFLLTSHESPDSDALGSMLALASLLESLGKKVSLYCSDNVPAFLRFLPGSEKLSSDLGGDFDALVVLDCPVPSRAGSRFGEYATSCGKEVAIIDHHKEQSSPGAVKWVETSAPATGIMVYEIFKAFDAQIPPAAATCIYAAISGDTGSFRFSNATPECFRVAAEMVSLGADPEKISSAIYENQSLERMELLARVLATLKTDKTGKVGWVRIDKEMFESTRTTREDSEGMVDLPMSVKGVCVALLFRQERDGDNLFWKASIRSRGDIDVSEVASMFGGGGHKNAAGFTFKCGTDEALEKILKAVGGG